One window of the Streptococcus parasanguinis ATCC 15912 genome contains the following:
- a CDS encoding thymidylate synthase, translating to MTKADIVFKEYIRKIMEEGVWSEQARPKYKDGRTANSKYITGAFMEFDLAKGEFPITTLRPIAIKSAIKEMLWIYQDQSNSLDVLEEKYNVHYWNDWEVGDSRTIGQRYGAVVKKHDITNKILKQLEANPWNRRNIITLWDYDAFEESEGLLPCAFQTMFDVRRVEGEIYLDATLTQRSNDMLVAHHINAMQYVALQMMIAKHFGWKVGKFFYFINNLHIYDNQFEQAEELLRREATNCQPRLVLNVPDGTNFFDIKPEDFELVDYDPVKPQLKFDLAI from the coding sequence ATGACAAAAGCAGATATAGTATTTAAAGAATATATTCGTAAAATTATGGAAGAAGGGGTCTGGTCAGAGCAAGCGCGTCCCAAATACAAGGATGGCAGAACTGCCAACTCCAAGTACATCACGGGAGCCTTTATGGAATTTGATCTCGCAAAAGGCGAGTTTCCTATCACCACCCTTCGTCCTATCGCGATTAAATCAGCCATCAAAGAGATGCTCTGGATTTACCAAGATCAGTCTAATAGTTTAGATGTCTTGGAAGAAAAATACAATGTCCATTACTGGAATGACTGGGAAGTTGGAGATAGCCGGACGATTGGACAGCGCTATGGAGCAGTGGTCAAAAAGCATGACATTACGAATAAGATTCTCAAACAATTAGAAGCCAATCCTTGGAATCGCCGCAACATCATCACGCTCTGGGATTATGATGCTTTTGAGGAGTCAGAAGGACTCTTGCCATGTGCATTTCAGACCATGTTTGACGTTCGTCGCGTAGAAGGAGAGATCTATCTAGATGCAACCCTGACCCAGCGTTCTAATGATATGTTGGTAGCCCACCATATTAATGCCATGCAATATGTAGCCCTTCAGATGATGATTGCCAAACACTTTGGTTGGAAGGTAGGGAAGTTCTTTTACTTCATTAATAACCTTCATATCTATGATAATCAATTTGAACAAGCAGAAGAATTGCTCCGCCGTGAGGCGACTAATTGTCAGCCTCGCTTGGTTTTGAATGTACCAGATGGAACCAATTTCTTTGACATCAAGCCAGAAGATTTTGAATTGGTCGATTATGATCCAGTGAAACCACAGTTGAAGTTCGACCTTGCGAT
- a CDS encoding ROK family glucokinase: MSKKIIGIDLGGTSIKFAILTLDGEVQEKWSIKTNILDEGSHIVDDMIESIAHRLKMLGLDASEFQGIGMGSPGVVDREKGTVIGAYNLNWKSLQPVKEKIESALHIPFFIDNDANVAALGERWKGAGENQPDVVFMTLGTGVGGGIVAEGRLLHGVRGAAGELGHITVDFDDPIQCTCGKKGCLETVASATGIVNLTRRYADEYEGDSQLKVLIDNGEEVTAKTVFDLAKEGDALALIVYKNFSRYLGLAAANIGSTLNPSKIVIGGGVSAAGEFLLEGVRKVFEENSFPQVRESTQLALATLGNDAGVIGAASLVLQ; encoded by the coding sequence ATGTCTAAAAAAATTATTGGGATTGACCTTGGAGGAACTTCGATCAAATTTGCCATTCTTACCTTGGATGGAGAGGTTCAAGAAAAATGGTCTATTAAAACAAATATCTTGGATGAAGGTAGTCATATTGTAGATGATATGATCGAATCAATCGCGCATCGTTTGAAGATGCTTGGGCTTGATGCTTCTGAGTTCCAAGGAATTGGAATGGGATCACCTGGTGTCGTTGACCGTGAAAAAGGTACAGTTATCGGTGCCTATAACTTGAACTGGAAGAGTCTTCAACCAGTAAAAGAAAAGATCGAAAGTGCCCTTCATATTCCATTTTTCATTGATAATGATGCCAACGTTGCTGCTTTGGGTGAACGTTGGAAAGGAGCTGGTGAAAACCAACCAGATGTTGTTTTCATGACTCTTGGAACAGGTGTCGGCGGGGGAATCGTCGCTGAAGGTCGCCTCTTGCATGGTGTGCGTGGAGCTGCAGGTGAGCTTGGTCATATCACCGTTGATTTTGATGATCCGATTCAATGTACCTGTGGTAAAAAAGGATGTCTCGAAACGGTTGCATCTGCAACAGGTATCGTTAACCTCACTCGTCGTTATGCCGATGAGTACGAAGGGGACTCTCAATTGAAAGTCTTGATCGACAATGGTGAAGAAGTGACCGCTAAAACTGTCTTTGATCTAGCAAAAGAGGGTGATGCTCTTGCTTTGATCGTCTATAAGAACTTCTCACGTTACCTTGGGCTTGCTGCTGCCAACATCGGTTCAACCTTGAACCCATCTAAGATCGTTATCGGTGGTGGAGTTTCGGCTGCAGGTGAATTCCTTTTAGAAGGAGTGCGCAAAGTCTTTGAAGAAAACTCATTCCCACAAGTGCGTGAATCAACACAATTGGCTCTTGCTACCTTGGGAAATGATGCCGGTGTCATTGGTGCGGCATCCCTTGTTTTACAATGA
- a CDS encoding ABC-F family ATP-binding cassette domain-containing protein, producing the protein MSDFIVDKLTKSVGDKTVFREISFIIHDLDRIGLIGVNGTGKTTLLDVLSGRSGFDGDVSPFSAKSDYTIGYLTQEPDFDDQKTVLDTVLSSDLREMQLIRDYEFLMADYREENQARLEKVMAEMDSLNAWEIESQVKTVLSKLGIEDLNAKVGDLSGGLRRRVQLAQVLLSHHDLLLLDEPTNHLDIDTIEWLTNFLRNSKKTVLFITHDRYFLDNISTRIFELDRAGLIEYQGNYQDYVRLKAEQDERDAALLHKKQQLYKQELTWMRRQPQARATKQQARINRFHDLKQDLSGQSNQTDLEMNFETSRIGKKVIEFKDVSFAFENKPILQNFNLLVQNKDRIGIVGDNGVGKSTLLNLIAERLQPQSGQVIIGETVRVAYFSQQIDGLDESKRVINFLQEVAEEVKTTVGTTSIADLLEQFLFPRSMHGTLIEKLSGGEKKRLFLLKLLIEKPNVLLLDEPTNDLDIATLTVLENFLQNFGGPVITVSHDRYFLDKVASKILAFENGSIREFFGNYTDYLDEKAFVAAQVTASHKVEKEKPVKPKEEKKRMSYMEKQEWASIEADIEAIENRIAEIEVEMNENGSDFGKLSALQKELDQENERLLEKYDRYEYLSELDE; encoded by the coding sequence ATGAGCGATTTTATTGTCGATAAATTAACCAAATCTGTCGGAGATAAGACCGTCTTTCGTGAGATTTCCTTTATTATTCACGACTTGGATCGGATCGGATTGATCGGGGTCAATGGAACTGGAAAAACCACGCTGTTAGATGTGTTGTCAGGTCGCTCTGGCTTTGATGGAGATGTGAGTCCTTTTTCTGCCAAGAGTGATTATACGATTGGCTACTTGACGCAGGAGCCAGACTTTGATGATCAAAAGACGGTTCTGGATACGGTGTTATCTAGCGATTTGCGGGAGATGCAACTGATTCGCGACTATGAATTCTTGATGGCGGATTACCGAGAAGAGAATCAAGCCCGTCTTGAAAAGGTCATGGCGGAGATGGATTCGCTCAATGCTTGGGAAATCGAGAGTCAGGTCAAGACAGTCCTTTCAAAGCTTGGAATTGAAGATTTGAATGCCAAAGTTGGGGATCTATCTGGGGGCTTGCGTCGTCGGGTGCAATTGGCCCAAGTTTTGCTGTCTCACCACGACCTGCTCTTACTAGATGAGCCGACCAACCACCTGGACATTGATACTATCGAGTGGTTGACCAATTTTTTGAGGAATTCTAAGAAAACCGTGCTCTTCATTACCCACGATCGCTATTTCTTGGATAATATCTCGACGCGGATCTTTGAGTTGGATCGAGCTGGCTTGATCGAGTATCAGGGCAACTACCAGGATTATGTCCGCTTAAAGGCTGAGCAAGACGAGCGTGATGCAGCCCTTCTTCATAAGAAGCAGCAACTCTATAAGCAGGAGTTGACCTGGATGAGGCGTCAACCTCAGGCGCGTGCGACCAAGCAACAGGCGCGGATCAATCGATTTCATGATCTCAAGCAAGATTTGTCTGGTCAAAGCAACCAGACGGATTTGGAGATGAACTTTGAGACCAGCCGAATCGGAAAGAAAGTCATCGAGTTTAAAGATGTGAGTTTTGCTTTTGAAAACAAGCCGATTTTACAGAACTTTAACCTCTTGGTGCAAAACAAGGACCGCATCGGGATCGTAGGGGATAATGGTGTCGGCAAGTCTACCCTACTTAATCTGATCGCTGAGCGACTGCAGCCTCAGTCTGGGCAAGTCATTATCGGGGAAACCGTGCGGGTGGCTTATTTCTCTCAACAGATTGATGGGTTGGATGAAAGCAAGCGCGTGATTAATTTCCTCCAGGAAGTTGCTGAGGAAGTGAAGACGACCGTTGGGACGACTTCGATTGCTGATCTCTTGGAGCAATTTCTCTTCCCACGCTCTATGCACGGAACCTTGATTGAAAAACTCTCCGGTGGTGAGAAGAAGCGCCTCTTTCTTTTAAAACTCTTGATTGAAAAACCCAATGTGCTTCTCCTCGATGAGCCAACCAATGATTTGGATATCGCAACCTTGACGGTTTTGGAAAACTTCCTTCAAAACTTTGGAGGTCCCGTTATTACCGTTAGCCACGACCGCTATTTCCTAGACAAGGTCGCAAGCAAGATCCTGGCTTTTGAAAATGGGAGCATTCGGGAGTTCTTTGGCAACTATACGGATTACCTGGATGAAAAAGCCTTTGTCGCAGCTCAAGTAACGGCCAGTCACAAGGTTGAAAAAGAGAAACCAGTTAAGCCCAAAGAAGAGAAGAAGCGCATGAGCTACATGGAGAAGCAGGAGTGGGCGAGCATTGAAGCAGATATCGAAGCCATTGAAAATCGGATCGCAGAGATTGAAGTGGAGATGAATGAAAACGGCTCTGACTTTGGCAAATTGTCAGCTCTTCAAAAGGAATTGGATCAGGAAAATGAGCGACTGCTTGAGAAGTACGATCGCTATGAATATCTGAGCGAATTAGATGAATAA
- a CDS encoding DUF308 domain-containing protein has protein sequence MNQLNRISLGISATIFTIIGIVLFINPIEHIGSFSWLISCGFFLISLSRFSRYYRLRQAGIVQQQQLFHSMVALVFAVYLLLYGYKTLPIVFPVTLGIWLIYRSILNFRKANFYSRKVEELSKRYIFFALIQLFTGLFLIVSPLSISVFLLNIIGLIFLVLGLQSFSFLLKS, from the coding sequence ATGAATCAATTGAACCGGATATCCCTTGGGATTTCAGCCACTATTTTTACCATTATCGGTATCGTCTTGTTTATCAATCCGATTGAGCACATTGGCTCATTTAGCTGGTTGATTTCCTGTGGTTTCTTTTTAATCTCCCTTTCTCGTTTTTCACGCTATTACCGGTTGCGTCAGGCAGGTATTGTTCAGCAACAACAGCTCTTTCACAGCATGGTCGCCTTAGTTTTTGCAGTCTACTTACTGCTCTATGGCTACAAGACCTTGCCGATTGTCTTTCCAGTCACTTTAGGGATTTGGCTGATCTATCGTTCGATTTTAAACTTCCGAAAAGCCAATTTCTACTCGAGAAAGGTTGAAGAACTATCCAAGCGATATATTTTCTTTGCTTTGATCCAACTCTTTACTGGCCTATTTTTAATTGTCAGTCCGTTGTCCATCAGTGTTTTTCTACTTAATATTATTGGATTGATTTTCCTTGTCCTAGGTCTTCAATCCTTCAGTTTCTTGTTAAAAAGTTGA